A genomic stretch from Amycolatopsis sp. 195334CR includes:
- a CDS encoding glycosyltransferase family 39 protein, with protein sequence MLDWLRRHRRWCYALVVVALLAQMAVAMLTTAVEQTPTIDEPVYAGTAVVYLEQHSLRYNPEHPPLGKLIIATGLAFADARLDPAFDGDQTQLGRRVLYESGGDPDRLMLLARLPVIVLTLVFGLVVFAFATELTGPAGGLAALALYAFSPDVVAHGSLATLDVPAAGFLLTSCWLLWRARDHPARYLPLAGLALGAALATKMSALAAVPVVLLLALLATRRLRDAAGVALVAIAVVWAAYLAVDPLLRWETPPAPPAFVDWLPFPEPYRDGMRVQFGFEDHVWGGFLFGTHYQGSLWYYLPAALLVKTPLGALALWLAGAVALVAVRRLRPAAPYVLVPAAVLLAAAMTGDRDLGVRYAIFAPMFLAVAAAGLVALRRARLPVLLLVAFTAVSSLRTFPYYLPYSNEAFGGPSKTHLRLHDSNVDWGQDLGRLAERLAHYPGERIWLVYKGSGLPSHYGITAASPLDVPADQVRGLLVVSDSAITKADARLAALIGTSTPIDAVGHSITIYRRVTP encoded by the coding sequence CCGGTGGTGCTACGCGCTCGTGGTGGTCGCGCTGCTCGCCCAGATGGCGGTCGCGATGCTCACCACGGCCGTGGAGCAGACACCGACCATCGACGAGCCGGTCTACGCGGGCACCGCCGTGGTGTACCTGGAGCAGCACAGCCTCCGGTACAACCCCGAGCACCCGCCGCTGGGCAAGTTGATCATCGCGACCGGCCTCGCCTTCGCCGACGCGCGCCTCGATCCCGCGTTCGACGGCGACCAGACGCAGCTCGGCCGCCGGGTGCTCTACGAGTCGGGCGGTGATCCGGACCGGCTGATGCTGCTGGCCCGGTTGCCGGTCATCGTGCTCACGCTGGTGTTCGGCCTGGTCGTCTTCGCCTTCGCCACCGAGCTGACCGGGCCCGCCGGCGGGCTGGCGGCGCTCGCCCTGTACGCGTTCTCACCGGACGTCGTCGCGCACGGATCGCTGGCCACGCTGGACGTGCCCGCGGCCGGTTTCCTGCTGACGTCGTGCTGGTTGCTGTGGCGGGCCCGCGACCACCCGGCGCGGTACCTGCCGCTCGCGGGGCTCGCCCTCGGCGCCGCGCTCGCCACCAAGATGAGCGCGCTGGCGGCGGTTCCGGTGGTGTTGCTCCTGGCGCTCCTCGCCACCCGGCGGCTGCGTGACGCGGCCGGAGTGGCGCTGGTCGCGATCGCCGTGGTGTGGGCCGCCTACCTCGCGGTGGATCCGCTGCTGCGCTGGGAAACCCCACCGGCGCCGCCCGCGTTCGTCGACTGGCTGCCGTTCCCCGAGCCGTACCGGGACGGGATGCGCGTCCAGTTCGGGTTCGAGGACCACGTCTGGGGCGGCTTCCTGTTCGGCACGCACTACCAGGGTTCGCTGTGGTACTACCTGCCCGCGGCGCTGCTGGTGAAGACCCCGCTGGGCGCGCTGGCGCTCTGGCTGGCCGGTGCCGTCGCGCTGGTGGCGGTCCGGCGGCTGCGCCCGGCGGCGCCGTACGTCCTCGTTCCCGCCGCGGTGCTGTTGGCCGCGGCGATGACCGGCGACCGCGATCTCGGCGTCCGGTACGCGATCTTCGCCCCGATGTTCCTTGCCGTCGCGGCGGCGGGCCTCGTCGCGCTGCGCCGGGCTCGCCTGCCGGTACTGCTCCTGGTCGCGTTCACCGCGGTCAGCTCGCTGCGGACGTTCCCGTACTACCTGCCCTACTCGAACGAGGCGTTCGGCGGGCCGTCGAAGACCCACCTGCGCCTGCACGATTCGAACGTCGACTGGGGCCAGGACCTCGGCCGGCTGGCGGAGCGGCTGGCGCACTACCCGGGCGAGCGGATCTGGCTGGTGTACAAGGGAAGCGGCCTGCCGTCCCACTACGGCATCACCGCGGCCAGTCCGCTCGACGTGCCCGCGGACCAGGTGCGCGGGCTGCTGGTCGTGTCGGATTCGGCCATCACCAAGGCCGACGCCCGCCTGGCGGCGCTGATCGGCACCAGCACCCCGATCGACGCGGTCGGCCACTCGATCACGATCTACCGCCGCGTCACTCCGTGA
- a CDS encoding TetR/AcrR family transcriptional regulator, with amino-acid sequence MTPSRSYHSPRREQEASRTRQEILAAARELFLAHGYTRVTVAEIARAAGTAVKTVYSSVGTKTDVLHTLISADMGEPESTEILARLPAASSLEDAIALVAAGTRADNEAHHRVVDLLHSAVAGDEGAREAWEHMHARYRETLRTTAAQIVEKGFLAPRFEVDDVADRLWFCFGLNAWRTLVVECAWPYDEAERTLARQALCMLTE; translated from the coding sequence GTGACCCCGTCCCGGTCGTACCACTCGCCCCGGCGCGAGCAGGAGGCGTCGCGGACTCGGCAGGAGATCCTGGCGGCGGCACGCGAACTGTTCCTCGCGCACGGCTACACCCGGGTCACCGTGGCCGAGATCGCGCGTGCGGCCGGAACGGCGGTGAAGACGGTGTATTCGAGCGTGGGCACCAAAACCGACGTGCTGCACACGCTGATCTCCGCCGACATGGGTGAACCGGAATCCACCGAAATCCTGGCGCGGCTGCCCGCCGCGTCGAGTCTGGAGGACGCCATCGCCCTGGTGGCAGCCGGAACCCGGGCGGACAACGAAGCGCACCACCGCGTGGTCGACCTGCTGCACTCGGCGGTGGCCGGTGACGAAGGCGCGCGGGAGGCGTGGGAACACATGCACGCGCGGTACCGCGAGACGTTGCGAACCACCGCGGCGCAGATCGTCGAAAAGGGGTTCCTCGCCCCGCGGTTCGAGGTCGACGACGTGGCGGACCGGCTGTGGTTCTGCTTCGGACTGAACGCCTGGCGCACCCTCGTCGTCGAATGCGCCTGGCCCTACGACGAGGCCGAACGCACGCTTGCGCGGCAGGCACTGTGCATGCTCACGGAGTGA
- a CDS encoding glycoside hydrolase family 43 protein, with amino-acid sequence MRVLSVVVLLLLTILTSSTGPASAGNTGLRAADPSVIRVGGTYIGVQSTGGGIAVRQAGSVDGLAGAPARQVWSDARGLGEVWAPEIVTDSGRYYIYFTAGRGSAHRMYVISSAAPDSGYGAERLLALPDGKWAIDGTLFTFGGQRWFVWSGWAGDTNVEQNLYIARMSDPVTPVGARYIISQPRESWERVVGNPFINESPEAIKDPDGRLHIVYSANGSWSNQYCLADLRLRAGGDPTHVWDWYKSNGCLFGSHRATMMSGWDPTLYVDGPGHHSFVLLNGDIGTSPPAGPRFPLMFHAVAKGTPYEWGNRHWYSGSFAWWGGINYSRANVPGPTTDHGWSLKFFE; translated from the coding sequence GTGCGCGTTCTGTCCGTTGTGGTCCTGCTCCTGCTGACAATCCTGACGAGCTCCACCGGCCCGGCGAGCGCCGGGAACACCGGACTCCGCGCCGCCGACCCGAGCGTGATCCGGGTGGGCGGGACCTACATCGGCGTGCAGTCGACCGGTGGTGGCATCGCCGTGCGCCAGGCCGGGTCCGTCGACGGCCTCGCCGGGGCGCCCGCCCGCCAGGTGTGGTCGGACGCGCGCGGGCTGGGGGAGGTCTGGGCGCCGGAGATCGTCACGGATTCGGGGCGCTACTACATCTACTTCACCGCCGGGCGCGGGAGCGCGCACCGCATGTACGTGATCAGCTCGGCGGCGCCGGACAGCGGTTACGGCGCGGAACGACTGCTCGCCCTGCCGGACGGCAAGTGGGCCATCGACGGCACGTTGTTCACCTTCGGCGGGCAGCGGTGGTTCGTCTGGTCGGGCTGGGCCGGGGACACCAACGTCGAGCAGAACCTCTACATCGCGCGGATGAGCGACCCGGTCACGCCGGTCGGGGCGCGGTACATCATCTCCCAGCCGCGGGAGAGCTGGGAGCGGGTGGTGGGCAACCCGTTCATCAACGAATCCCCGGAAGCCATCAAGGACCCGGACGGGCGGCTGCACATCGTCTACTCCGCCAACGGCAGCTGGAGCAACCAGTACTGCCTGGCCGACCTGCGGTTGCGCGCCGGTGGCGACCCGACCCACGTGTGGGACTGGTACAAGTCCAACGGCTGCCTCTTCGGCTCCCACCGCGCGACCATGATGTCCGGCTGGGACCCGACCCTGTACGTCGACGGCCCAGGGCACCACAGTTTTGTCCTGCTCAACGGGGACATCGGCACCAGCCCACCGGCCGGCCCGCGGTTCCCGCTGATGTTCCACGCCGTCGCCAAGGGCACGCCGTACGAGTGGGGCAACCGGCACTGGTACTCGGGCAGCTTCGCCTGGTGGGGTGGGATCAACTACAGCCGCGCCAACGTTCCCGGCCCGACCACGGACCACGGCTGGAGCCTGAAGTTCTTCGAATGA
- a CDS encoding ABC transporter permease has product MRGQLRVLKHAALASYADFTAFYTWRTWTFTWLARLLIQVCFYALIGRLLGSAEQVEYLLVGNAVAVVSIDATVVILLAIGERRAGTLALMVAAPSTHVTVYLGRGLHHLAAGITAATIAFFVLPPLFDVSLPQPRALLVPLMIAVVGLACYCYGTFVASLVLGFPGVRWVALNLSYLTLMTFCGVSVPVSFWPGWLEAICSVLPMTHGLAAIRATLDGAAPGTVLVQLGLELAVALGWLVLAAFSFDRMVRRGRANGSIEFGA; this is encoded by the coding sequence GTGCGCGGGCAACTGCGGGTACTCAAGCACGCGGCGCTGGCCTCCTACGCCGATTTCACCGCCTTCTACACCTGGCGGACGTGGACCTTCACCTGGCTGGCGCGGCTGCTCATCCAGGTCTGCTTCTACGCGCTGATCGGGCGGCTGCTCGGCTCGGCCGAACAGGTCGAGTACCTGCTCGTCGGCAACGCCGTGGCGGTGGTGAGCATCGACGCCACCGTGGTGATCCTGCTGGCCATCGGCGAGCGGCGGGCGGGCACGCTGGCGCTGATGGTGGCCGCGCCGTCCACCCACGTGACCGTCTACTTGGGACGCGGGCTGCACCACCTCGCCGCCGGGATCACCGCGGCGACCATCGCGTTCTTCGTGCTGCCACCGCTGTTCGACGTCTCGCTGCCGCAGCCGCGCGCGCTGCTCGTCCCGCTGATGATCGCGGTGGTCGGCCTGGCGTGCTACTGCTACGGCACGTTCGTCGCGTCGCTGGTGCTCGGTTTTCCCGGCGTGCGGTGGGTGGCGCTGAACCTCAGCTACCTGACGCTGATGACCTTCTGCGGGGTGAGCGTGCCCGTCTCGTTCTGGCCGGGCTGGCTGGAGGCGATCTGCTCGGTGCTGCCGATGACGCACGGCCTCGCCGCCATCCGCGCCACCCTGGACGGCGCCGCGCCCGGCACCGTGCTGGTCCAGCTGGGCCTGGAACTCGCGGTCGCACTGGGCTGGCTGGTGCTGGCGGCCTTCTCGTTCGACCGCATGGTGCGCCGGGGTCGCGCGAACGGCAGCATCGAATTCGGGGCGTAG
- a CDS encoding ABC transporter permease: MRHAYVTGLKLQFWLIRRQPDDLLSLCTLPFTAVVLLSVVVHAARPDLVTNALLAPALIGLWTFAIAVAGDLIQVENWLGTLELTQAGPTPPHPVLLGRISAVMLLGVLPLGETWLLGWLLFDRAPEVHHPGVFAAAMVLSLFAMAGTALVFCAGMLLSRNGGVYQNFLSFPIYLLSGVMVPVSYLPDFLEPLSWLVFLSWSAELMRDALTAAPVEHAGPRLLAIGGLGVAGLLAGWFLLSLVLRLRRERGR; this comes from the coding sequence GTGAGGCACGCGTACGTCACCGGGCTGAAGCTGCAGTTCTGGCTGATCCGCCGCCAGCCGGACGACCTGCTCAGCCTGTGCACCCTGCCGTTCACCGCGGTGGTGCTGCTGTCGGTGGTGGTGCACGCCGCCCGCCCGGACCTGGTCACCAACGCGCTGCTGGCGCCCGCCCTGATCGGACTGTGGACCTTCGCCATCGCGGTGGCCGGCGACCTGATCCAGGTGGAGAACTGGCTCGGCACGCTGGAGCTGACCCAGGCCGGGCCGACTCCGCCGCACCCGGTGCTGCTCGGCCGGATCTCCGCGGTGATGCTGCTCGGGGTGCTGCCGCTGGGCGAGACCTGGCTGCTCGGCTGGCTCTTGTTCGACCGCGCGCCCGAAGTGCACCACCCCGGGGTGTTCGCCGCGGCGATGGTGCTGTCGTTGTTCGCCATGGCCGGGACCGCGCTGGTGTTCTGCGCGGGCATGCTGCTCAGCCGCAACGGCGGGGTGTACCAGAACTTCCTGAGCTTCCCGATCTACCTGCTGTCCGGGGTGATGGTGCCGGTGTCCTACCTGCCCGACTTCCTGGAACCGTTGTCCTGGCTGGTTTTCCTGTCCTGGTCGGCCGAGCTGATGCGGGACGCGCTGACCGCCGCGCCGGTCGAGCACGCCGGGCCGCGCCTGCTCGCCATCGGCGGGCTCGGCGTGGCCGGGCTGCTGGCCGGGTGGTTCCTGCTGAGCCTGGTGCTCCGCCTGCGCCGCGAAAGGGGGCGGTGA
- a CDS encoding ABC transporter ATP-binding protein, translating to MENTAVRVDRLCRKFRTGRGKRAKENVALDGLSLSVTTGEVHGLLGPNGAGKTTLCKIVSTVLLPDSGAVTVLGHDVVREAAAVRPRLGIVFGGERGLYGRLTARQNLHYWAALYQLPDDRAARRAGDLLDRLGLGGKADELVETFSRGMKQRLHLARGLIGEPELILFDEPTIGMDPVAAREFRELVGELRADGLTILLTTHDMAEAEAVCQRVTLIDEGRVVATETPRGLATMAAKRRRVEAEDVPEASAAKVRDLPGVLEAVDRDGLLRVRTDGDASARAVLALLLDDGVRTVRAVPPTLEDVYLDLIGPRGMAL from the coding sequence ATGGAGAACACCGCGGTGCGCGTCGATCGGTTGTGCCGGAAGTTCCGCACCGGCCGGGGGAAACGCGCGAAGGAGAACGTGGCACTGGACGGGTTGTCCCTGTCCGTGACCACCGGCGAGGTGCACGGTCTGCTCGGGCCGAACGGCGCGGGCAAGACCACCCTGTGCAAGATCGTCTCGACCGTGTTGCTGCCCGATTCGGGCGCGGTCACCGTGCTCGGCCACGACGTCGTCCGGGAAGCGGCCGCCGTGCGGCCCCGGCTCGGCATCGTCTTCGGCGGCGAACGCGGTCTCTACGGACGGCTGACCGCCCGCCAGAACCTGCACTACTGGGCCGCGCTGTACCAGTTGCCCGACGATCGCGCCGCCCGCCGGGCCGGGGACCTGCTCGACCGCCTCGGGCTCGGCGGCAAGGCCGACGAACTGGTCGAGACCTTCTCGCGCGGGATGAAGCAGCGGCTGCACCTGGCCCGCGGGCTGATCGGCGAGCCGGAGCTGATCCTGTTCGACGAACCCACCATCGGCATGGACCCGGTCGCCGCCCGCGAATTCCGCGAGCTGGTCGGCGAACTGCGTGCCGACGGGCTGACCATCCTGCTCACCACGCACGACATGGCCGAGGCGGAAGCGGTCTGCCAGCGGGTGACGCTGATCGACGAGGGCCGCGTGGTGGCCACCGAGACCCCGCGCGGGCTGGCCACCATGGCGGCCAAGCGCCGCCGGGTCGAGGCCGAGGACGTGCCGGAGGCGTCCGCCGCCAAGGTCAGGGACCTGCCCGGGGTGCTGGAGGCGGTCGACCGCGACGGCCTCCTGCGCGTGCGGACCGATGGCGACGCCTCGGCACGGGCCGTGCTCGCGCTGCTGCTCGACGACGGGGTCCGCACCGTGCGCGCGGTGCCGCCGACGCTCGAAGACGTCTACCTCGACCTGATCGGCCCCCGTGGCATGGCGTTGTGA
- a CDS encoding serine hydrolase: MNKLRDVLAHHVESKKIPGLVALVCHRGETRVEALGTMRHDGGAPMRRDTIFRMASTSKPVTMAAAMVLLDECRLRLDDPVDPWLPELAGRQVLSRPDGPLDDTVPARRPITVRDLMTSTFGLGMDFELLGSPIQAATFERLDYSVHSGPAPEPDEWMRRLGELPLSHQPGERWQYDLSHEVLGVLVARVAGRSLEAFLRERILDPLGMEDTGFHVPSGKIDRLPPLYGPDPQTGEFLVWDEAEGGRTSQPPAFQGGGGGLVSTVDDYLAFFRMLLNHGTHDGDRILSRPAVELMTTNRLRPAQQEARDAMYRAIGQESHGGWGFGMAVRTRRTDHAPVGQFGWDGGTGTTAYADPANQLTGILLTQVGMSNSDSLNAIRDFWTTLYQTLED, encoded by the coding sequence ATGAACAAGCTGCGGGACGTACTGGCGCACCACGTCGAGTCCAAGAAGATCCCCGGCCTCGTCGCGCTCGTCTGCCACCGCGGGGAGACCCGCGTTGAGGCGCTGGGCACGATGCGGCACGACGGTGGCGCGCCGATGCGCCGGGACACGATCTTCCGGATGGCGTCCACCTCCAAGCCGGTCACCATGGCGGCGGCCATGGTGCTGCTCGACGAATGCCGCCTGCGACTGGACGATCCGGTCGACCCCTGGCTGCCCGAACTCGCCGGACGGCAGGTGCTCAGCCGACCCGACGGCCCGCTGGACGACACCGTGCCCGCGCGGCGGCCGATCACCGTGCGGGACCTGATGACCTCCACCTTCGGCCTGGGCATGGATTTCGAACTGCTCGGCTCCCCCATCCAGGCGGCCACCTTCGAGCGGCTCGACTACAGCGTGCACTCCGGCCCGGCACCCGAACCGGACGAGTGGATGCGCCGCCTCGGCGAGCTGCCGCTGTCCCACCAGCCCGGCGAACGGTGGCAGTACGACCTGAGCCACGAGGTGCTCGGGGTGCTCGTCGCCAGAGTCGCGGGCCGGTCGCTGGAGGCGTTCCTGCGCGAGCGGATCCTCGACCCGCTGGGCATGGAGGACACCGGTTTCCACGTCCCCTCGGGCAAGATCGACCGGCTGCCGCCGCTCTACGGGCCCGATCCGCAGACCGGGGAGTTCCTCGTGTGGGACGAAGCCGAAGGCGGGCGGACCAGCCAGCCACCCGCGTTCCAGGGCGGCGGTGGCGGGCTGGTCTCCACCGTCGACGACTACCTCGCCTTCTTCCGGATGCTGCTGAACCACGGCACGCACGACGGGGACCGGATCCTGTCCCGGCCCGCGGTCGAACTGATGACCACCAACCGCCTCCGCCCGGCGCAGCAGGAGGCCAGGGACGCCATGTACCGGGCCATCGGCCAGGAATCCCACGGTGGCTGGGGGTTCGGCATGGCGGTGCGCACCCGCCGCACCGATCACGCGCCGGTGGGCCAGTTCGGCTGGGACGGCGGCACCGGCACCACGGCCTACGCCGATCCGGCCAACCAGCTCACCGGGATCCTGCTCACCCAGGTCGGCATGTCGAACTCCGATTCGCTCAACGCCATCCGCGATTTCTGGACCACCTTGTACCAAACGCTCGAAGACTGA
- a CDS encoding helix-turn-helix domain-containing protein: MPGGRLTQQERRRIALGLAEGLAYAEIARGLDRPTSTVTREVLRNGGPGAYRADLAHYATQHRTRRRRQTTPREPLPEGRDAEAVREYEDMFATVFVQSGLPRMAARVLASLTVTDTGSLTAAELARRLQASPASISKAVTMLEGMSHVRRERDERRRERYVVDNDVFFQSMMASARTTAQLVEIARQGVGVLGADTPAATRLEGIARFLDSVSRNIARAAEEARALLHAESGRE, encoded by the coding sequence GTGCCAGGAGGCAGACTGACCCAGCAGGAGCGCCGGCGGATCGCACTGGGACTGGCCGAAGGCCTCGCCTACGCGGAGATCGCCAGGGGGCTCGACCGGCCGACCTCGACCGTCACGCGCGAGGTGTTGCGCAACGGCGGTCCGGGCGCCTATCGCGCCGACCTGGCCCACTACGCCACGCAGCACCGCACCCGACGGCGGCGGCAGACCACGCCGCGGGAGCCGCTGCCCGAGGGGCGCGACGCCGAAGCCGTCCGCGAGTACGAGGACATGTTCGCCACCGTTTTTGTGCAGTCGGGCCTGCCGAGAATGGCGGCCAGGGTGCTGGCGAGCCTGACGGTCACCGACACCGGCAGCCTCACCGCCGCCGAACTCGCGCGGCGCCTGCAGGCCAGTCCGGCGTCGATCTCCAAGGCGGTGACGATGCTGGAGGGCATGAGCCACGTCCGCCGTGAACGCGACGAGCGACGGCGCGAACGCTATGTCGTGGACAACGACGTGTTCTTCCAATCGATGATGGCCAGCGCGCGCACCACCGCCCAGCTCGTCGAGATCGCCCGGCAGGGCGTGGGCGTGCTCGGCGCCGACACCCCGGCGGCCACGCGGCTGGAGGGCATCGCCCGCTTCCTCGACTCGGTGTCGCGCAATATCGCCCGTGCCGCCGAGGAAGCCCGCGCGCTGCTGCACGCCGAGTCAGGGCGCGAGTGA